From Prochlorococcus marinus XMU1419, a single genomic window includes:
- a CDS encoding NAD(P)/FAD-dependent oxidoreductase, translating into MKSIQKPIVIVGAGFAGMTFALNLRKLNPSLPILVVDSEYNFIFKPLMYEVLSKEIRSWEATPKFANIFSNAGITFLRNCLTKINFKENILEFSDDLKLSYQYLALCTGSIPNSFLIKGVDENCYFFNDFQDLNKLKSFFNKSQKATFHKKLFIVGGGPSGIELACKIKDLFKDQFDINVIEKSNEILNKNKIFNREQAENALDKRKINVLLNSTVKEVSETKISITSDVGITSFDKDIVIWTAGVKPNLSYLETDEITKKFGRILVNKNLQIENYKNCFAIGDISVIEGMEDLPITAQVAMQEGNHLANNLQLLIHGKDPLPFEFKDNGEMISLGIGEASISGLGVTFSGKLAFEARRLIYASKLPDITESLKSASSWIFQKKSILKQFFKKDNPN; encoded by the coding sequence ATGAAATCAATACAAAAACCAATAGTAATAGTTGGAGCAGGTTTTGCAGGTATGACATTTGCTTTGAATTTAAGGAAACTTAATCCCTCTTTACCTATTCTTGTAGTTGATTCTGAATATAACTTTATATTTAAACCGTTAATGTACGAAGTCTTAAGTAAAGAAATAAGAAGTTGGGAAGCTACACCAAAATTTGCAAATATTTTTTCTAATGCAGGTATAACTTTTTTAAGAAATTGTTTAACTAAAATTAACTTCAAAGAAAATATTCTTGAATTTAGTGACGACTTAAAATTAAGTTATCAATATCTTGCTCTCTGTACAGGATCTATTCCGAATAGTTTTTTAATAAAAGGTGTAGATGAAAATTGTTATTTTTTTAATGATTTTCAAGATCTAAATAAATTAAAATCTTTTTTTAATAAATCACAAAAAGCTACGTTTCATAAAAAGTTATTCATAGTTGGAGGTGGCCCCTCTGGCATTGAGTTGGCATGCAAAATTAAAGATTTATTTAAAGACCAATTTGATATTAATGTAATAGAAAAATCAAATGAAATTCTCAATAAAAATAAAATTTTTAATAGAGAACAAGCAGAGAATGCATTAGATAAAAGAAAAATTAACGTTCTTTTGAATTCCACAGTAAAAGAAGTCTCAGAAACTAAAATTAGTATCACTAGTGATGTTGGAATAACTTCATTTGATAAAGATATTGTTATTTGGACTGCAGGTGTTAAACCTAATTTGTCTTACTTAGAAACTGATGAAATAACAAAAAAATTTGGACGAATTTTAGTTAATAAAAATTTGCAGATAGAAAATTATAAAAACTGTTTTGCTATTGGTGATATTTCAGTTATTGAAGGAATGGAGGATTTACCCATAACTGCTCAGGTCGCCATGCAGGAAGGAAATCATCTTGCTAATAATTTACAACTTTTAATTCATGGAAAGGATCCTTTACCGTTTGAATTTAAAGATAATGGTGAAATGATTAGCTTAGGAATAGGCGAAGCTTCCATTTCTGGGCTTGGGGTTACTTTCTCTGGGAAACTTGCTTTTGAGGCAAGAAGACTTATATATGCTTCCAAGTTGCCTGATATTACGGAAAGCTTAAAATCTGCATCTTCATGGATATTCCAAAAAAAATCTATTCTTAAACAGTTTTTTAAAAAAGATAATCCGAATTAA
- a CDS encoding SLC13 family permease, producing the protein MNLIAVVSNNFDAFITVVVLILSIILFIKNTIAPELTGLLCVGIFISTGVLSPEKALAGFGSPSLITLMGLFAVSSALFKSGALDRVRELISSESIRTPRKLISLIAFLIAPISGIVPNTPVVASLLPLIEGWCERRNISPSKVLLPLSFATLLGGTLTLLGSSVNLLVSDISQQLGYGALELFSLTSVGLPVWLIGTTYMILVSDILLPDRGRDKEFIKNGDMNIYFTEVTIPSTSELVGQSVRNSRLQRRFDVDVLELQRNGKVILPPLADRKIEPDDRLIIRVTRADLFRLQQEHTILLGENRTSFDGVHFFSDDEGTKTFEALLPAGSTLAGASLRELRFRQRHNATVLALRRGQQTVQERLGQAVLRAGDVLLLQAPLDSIRGLQSSNDLLILDQFEDDLPFLIKKPISIGIAIGMVVLPSVSNIPLVGSVLLAVIAMVACGCLRPAEIQKSIRLDVILLLGSLSCFSVAMQITGLADLIAVNLNFALNGMPLYFALVVIFVSTVILTQFISNAASVALILPVVIEFSNVLEISPSALIMLVLFGASQSFLTPMGYQTNLMVYGPGRYRFFDIAKYGAGLTLIMSFTVPALIILNYG; encoded by the coding sequence ATGAATTTAATTGCAGTAGTTAGTAATAATTTTGATGCGTTTATAACGGTAGTTGTTTTAATATTGTCAATAATTTTATTTATAAAAAATACTATTGCGCCAGAATTGACTGGATTGTTATGTGTTGGAATATTTATATCTACAGGAGTTCTTTCTCCTGAAAAAGCTTTAGCTGGATTTGGTAGCCCATCCTTAATTACCCTTATGGGTTTATTCGCAGTTTCCTCTGCATTATTTAAAAGTGGTGCCTTAGATAGAGTAAGAGAATTGATTTCTTCTGAAAGTATTAGAACGCCAAGGAAATTAATTTCTTTAATAGCTTTTTTGATTGCTCCAATATCTGGAATTGTACCTAATACTCCAGTAGTAGCTTCTTTGTTACCTTTAATTGAAGGTTGGTGCGAGCGGAGAAATATATCACCATCAAAAGTTTTATTACCTCTTTCTTTTGCTACTTTGCTAGGTGGAACTTTGACATTATTGGGTAGCTCAGTAAATCTTCTCGTAAGTGATATTAGTCAACAATTAGGTTATGGAGCTTTGGAATTATTTAGTTTGACTTCAGTCGGACTTCCTGTGTGGCTTATAGGTACAACTTATATGATTCTTGTTTCTGACATCCTTTTGCCAGATAGAGGGAGAGATAAAGAATTTATTAAAAATGGTGACATGAATATATACTTTACTGAAGTTACTATTCCCTCAACTTCAGAATTAGTTGGACAATCTGTCAGAAATAGTAGATTGCAAAGAAGATTTGATGTTGATGTTCTAGAATTGCAACGAAATGGGAAAGTTATTCTTCCTCCTTTGGCTGATAGAAAGATTGAACCGGATGATAGATTAATAATCCGCGTTACTAGGGCAGACTTATTTAGGCTGCAGCAGGAACATACAATTCTGTTAGGCGAGAACAGAACATCTTTCGATGGAGTTCATTTTTTCTCGGATGATGAAGGTACCAAGACCTTTGAAGCATTGTTACCAGCTGGCTCAACTCTAGCTGGTGCAAGTCTGAGAGAATTAAGGTTTAGGCAGCGTCATAATGCAACAGTTTTGGCACTAAGAAGAGGTCAACAAACTGTTCAGGAGAGATTAGGCCAAGCTGTTTTAAGGGCTGGAGATGTATTATTGTTACAAGCACCGTTAGATTCGATAAGAGGTCTGCAATCTAGTAATGATTTGCTTATTTTAGACCAATTCGAAGATGATTTACCTTTCTTGATAAAAAAACCTATATCGATCGGAATTGCAATAGGCATGGTGGTTTTGCCTTCGGTTTCTAATATTCCCTTAGTAGGTTCGGTTCTTTTGGCAGTGATTGCAATGGTTGCTTGTGGATGTTTAAGACCTGCAGAGATACAAAAATCAATTAGATTAGACGTCATTTTATTGCTGGGATCTTTATCGTGTTTTAGCGTAGCTATGCAGATAACTGGATTAGCAGATTTAATTGCAGTTAATCTAAACTTTGCCCTTAATGGAATGCCTCTTTATTTTGCACTTGTCGTAATTTTTGTATCTACAGTTATTCTTACGCAATTTATAAGTAATGCTGCTTCGGTTGCTTTGATTTTGCCTGTTGTTATTGAATTCTCAAATGTTTTAGAAATTTCACCAAGCGCTTTAATAATGCTTGTTTTATTTGGTGCAAGTCAATCTTTCTTGACTCCAATGGGTTATCAAACAAATTTAATGGTTTATGGTCCTGGAAGATATAGATTTTTTGATATCGCAAAATACGGAGCTGGATTAACACTTATAATGTCATTTACTGTGCCAGCATTGATAATTTTAAATTACGGGTAA
- a CDS encoding potassium transporter TrkG: MKFTSKVYKLKDAYKKLSVPQFTIVTGLFIICLGTLILSSPLCSSSKVGLWEAFFTSTSAITVTGLTIIDIGVDLNFFGQVFLAFMLLSGGLGLMAITTFLQGFVVKGTKLRTRLDKGKTLDEFGVGGIGRTFQSIAITAISIISLGAIILYFFGFVDIQNNSERLWSSIFHSISAYNNAGFSLMSKSLQDYRTNYLVNSVFVFLIVMGGLGWRVIDDIWSHKKNLSYRKLSLHSRLVIRTSLSLILFGSLGFFITESLLNSQFFNDLNLFERLMSSVFETVSARTAGFTNFPISLNSISDTGLLLLMTLMFIGASTGGTGGGIKTTTFIALMAATRSTLRGQKDVIISNRLISDKVILKAVGITVGSLLFVLLMAMLLSTTNTFVKKESFTFLEILFTCISAFATVGFDIGLTAKLNHFGQFILIVGMFVGRLGILLLLSALWQALYKSRIDRQKRIGYPRADLYV, from the coding sequence GTGAAATTCACAAGTAAGGTTTATAAGTTAAAAGATGCTTACAAAAAGCTCTCTGTACCTCAATTTACTATTGTTACAGGCTTGTTTATTATTTGTCTTGGAACTTTAATTTTAAGCTCTCCATTATGTTCATCTTCAAAGGTTGGTTTGTGGGAGGCATTTTTTACATCAACTTCTGCTATAACCGTAACTGGCTTAACCATAATAGATATTGGTGTTGATTTAAATTTCTTTGGCCAAGTTTTCTTGGCTTTTATGCTTTTATCAGGTGGTCTAGGATTAATGGCCATTACAACATTTTTACAAGGGTTTGTTGTCAAGGGGACAAAGCTAAGAACTAGATTAGACAAAGGAAAGACTTTAGATGAATTTGGAGTTGGAGGAATTGGTCGAACTTTTCAAAGCATTGCTATCACAGCGATTAGTATCATATCCTTGGGTGCAATTATCTTATATTTTTTTGGATTTGTTGACATTCAAAATAATTCGGAAAGACTATGGTCCTCGATTTTTCACAGCATTTCTGCATATAACAATGCAGGATTTTCATTAATGTCAAAAAGTCTTCAAGACTATAGAACAAATTATCTGGTGAATAGTGTTTTTGTTTTTCTCATTGTTATGGGTGGATTGGGTTGGCGGGTTATTGATGATATTTGGAGTCATAAAAAAAATCTTTCTTATAGAAAATTAAGCCTTCATTCCAGACTAGTTATTAGGACAAGTTTGTCTTTAATATTGTTCGGATCATTAGGATTCTTTATTACTGAATCATTGCTAAATAGTCAATTTTTTAATGATTTAAATTTGTTTGAACGATTAATGTCATCTGTCTTTGAAACAGTAAGTGCAAGAACTGCAGGCTTTACAAATTTTCCGATTTCTTTGAACTCTATCTCAGATACGGGTCTTTTATTATTAATGACGCTTATGTTTATTGGAGCAAGTACCGGAGGTACTGGTGGAGGCATAAAAACAACTACATTTATTGCTTTAATGGCTGCAACTAGATCAACTTTAAGAGGTCAGAAAGATGTAATTATTAGCAACAGATTAATTTCAGATAAAGTTATCCTAAAGGCAGTTGGAATCACAGTTGGATCTTTGCTTTTTGTTCTTTTAATGGCAATGTTGCTTAGTACAACTAATACTTTTGTTAAAAAAGAATCATTCACATTCCTAGAAATTCTGTTCACTTGCATATCTGCATTTGCAACAGTTGGTTTTGATATTGGTTTAACTGCAAAATTAAATCATTTTGGTCAATTTATTCTTATTGTGGGTATGTTTGTGGGCAGACTTGGTATCCTTTTGCTTTTAAGTGCACTTTGGCAGGCTCTTTATAAGAGTAGAATAGATAGACAAAAGAGAATTGGCTATCCTAGGGCTGATCTATATGTTTAA
- a CDS encoding potassium channel family protein: MADWWQWSQKRENEALTFAVVGVGRFGTAVCRELISNGADVLAADYSEKAIDDLRQLEPSIEARVVDCTDEESMKESGILEMNTVVVGISEPIEASITTTLIAKDSEGSKVKRVIARATSDLHEKMLKRVGADKVVFPSRMQGERLGLELVRPNLIERLELDNQTGIDEITVPEEFIGRSLRDLNLRKNYLVNVLAAGPAEELTVNPPAKYILERGNILVVMGKTVDLQKLPQN; encoded by the coding sequence ATGGCTGATTGGTGGCAGTGGTCTCAAAAGAGAGAAAATGAAGCACTCACTTTTGCAGTTGTCGGCGTTGGAAGATTTGGAACCGCAGTTTGCAGAGAACTTATTAGTAATGGTGCAGATGTTTTGGCTGCAGATTATTCGGAAAAAGCTATTGATGATTTAAGGCAATTAGAGCCTTCGATAGAAGCGAGAGTAGTAGATTGTACTGATGAAGAGTCTATGAAGGAATCGGGAATACTTGAAATGAATACTGTTGTAGTGGGTATTAGTGAACCCATTGAAGCCAGTATAACTACAACTCTTATTGCAAAGGACAGCGAAGGCAGCAAAGTGAAAAGAGTAATAGCGAGAGCTACCAGTGACTTGCACGAAAAAATGTTAAAAAGAGTAGGTGCAGATAAAGTTGTTTTCCCATCTAGGATGCAAGGAGAAAGATTAGGTTTGGAACTAGTAAGACCAAACTTAATCGAAAGATTAGAACTTGATAATCAAACTGGTATAGATGAAATAACTGTTCCAGAGGAATTTATTGGAAGATCTTTAAGAGATTTAAATTTGAGAAAAAATTATTTAGTAAATGTTCTTGCTGCAGGACCTGCTGAAGAGTTAACAGTTAATCCTCCAGCAAAATATATTTTGGAAAGAGGCAATATTTTGGTAGTCATGGGTAAAACTGTAGATTTACAGAAATTGCCTCAAAATTAA
- a CDS encoding ribbon-helix-helix domain-containing protein, translating to MATRQNSTNGKPKSPRIQVVLPELICEQLTILASNESRTVSNMAKVLIQEGIKKYFEKESKSPISENNLNTDKFRNELEKQSVRRLKRAPQRIRYYKNSD from the coding sequence ATGGCTACCCGTCAAAACTCAACTAATGGGAAGCCTAAATCTCCTAGAATTCAAGTAGTTCTTCCAGAATTAATATGCGAGCAACTTACTATTTTAGCCAGTAACGAATCTAGGACAGTTAGTAATATGGCAAAAGTATTAATACAAGAAGGTATAAAAAAATATTTCGAAAAAGAGAGTAAATCACCTATTTCAGAAAATAATTTAAATACTGATAAATTTAGAAACGAACTTGAAAAACAAAGCGTCAGAAGATTAAAAAGAGCTCCTCAAAGGATTAGATATTATAAAAATTCTGATTAA
- a CDS encoding ABC-F family ATP-binding cassette domain-containing protein — translation MIRFEGVSKIYSTDVVLKNISWEIKKGEKVGLVGSNGAGKSTQFKILIGEEEQTSGTIIKEGNPKISHLKQEFDCNLNFSVRQELESSFKDIQIVAIKLLEIENKMKSLDIKKNSDELEIFVNQLAKYQAKFEALGGYKMQSDVEKILPKLGFSIEDADKLVGNFSGGWQMKVALGKIILQKPDLLLLDEPTNHLDLETIFWLEEYLSSLKIAVIIISHDRYFLDKLCKKIIFVDRGTSETYNGNYSFFVEQKSLNEESQNKAYQLQQKEIDLQKRYIDRFRASATRSSQAKSREKQLKKISKIEAPTAKSKSPVFNFPECPRSGKLVLNIKNLSHSFEDKILFLDINLKISSGDKIAILGPNGCGKSTLLKIIMKKISPEIGEINLGKHNIITSYYEQNQAEALSLDERVIDLIFNKSPEWSQKKVRTFLGGFGFQNETVFKYIKQLSGGEKARLALALMIINPSNFLLLDEPTNHLDLQSKENLELAIKNYKGSLLIISHDRYFISKVANRIVEIKDSKLFSYDGNYEYFLEKTQSQKI, via the coding sequence GTGATTAGATTTGAAGGTGTAAGCAAAATTTATTCAACAGATGTTGTTTTAAAAAATATTAGTTGGGAGATTAAGAAAGGAGAAAAAGTTGGCTTAGTTGGTTCTAATGGTGCAGGTAAATCAACCCAATTTAAGATTTTAATTGGAGAGGAAGAGCAAACAAGTGGAACTATCATCAAAGAGGGAAATCCTAAAATTTCCCATTTAAAACAAGAGTTTGATTGTAATTTGAATTTTTCAGTGAGACAGGAATTAGAAAGTTCTTTTAAAGATATACAAATTGTTGCCATTAAACTTTTAGAAATTGAGAATAAAATGAAATCATTGGATATAAAAAAAAATTCCGATGAACTTGAAATATTTGTTAATCAACTCGCAAAATATCAAGCAAAATTTGAAGCTTTAGGTGGTTATAAAATGCAATCTGATGTAGAAAAAATATTACCAAAATTAGGCTTTTCTATAGAAGATGCTGATAAATTAGTTGGCAATTTCTCAGGTGGTTGGCAGATGAAAGTTGCACTTGGAAAAATAATCTTACAAAAACCTGATTTACTTTTACTGGATGAACCAACAAATCATTTAGATTTAGAAACTATTTTTTGGTTGGAAGAATATCTGTCATCGCTTAAGATTGCAGTTATAATAATAAGCCATGATAGATATTTCTTGGATAAATTATGTAAAAAAATAATTTTTGTAGATAGAGGAACATCTGAAACATATAATGGGAACTATTCTTTTTTTGTCGAACAGAAATCTTTGAATGAAGAATCACAAAATAAGGCATATCAATTACAACAAAAAGAAATTGATTTACAGAAGAGGTATATAGATAGATTTAGAGCTAGTGCAACTAGAAGTTCTCAAGCAAAGAGTAGAGAAAAACAATTAAAAAAGATTTCTAAAATTGAGGCTCCCACAGCAAAATCAAAAAGTCCTGTTTTTAATTTTCCAGAGTGCCCTCGCTCAGGAAAATTAGTTCTAAATATCAAAAATTTGTCTCATAGTTTCGAGGATAAAATTCTTTTTTTAGATATTAATTTAAAGATTTCTTCTGGGGATAAAATAGCAATATTGGGACCTAATGGCTGCGGTAAATCTACATTGCTTAAAATTATTATGAAAAAAATATCTCCTGAAATTGGAGAAATTAATCTTGGTAAACATAATATAATTACTAGCTATTATGAACAGAATCAGGCTGAAGCACTTTCACTTGACGAAAGGGTTATTGATTTAATATTTAATAAGTCTCCGGAATGGTCCCAAAAAAAAGTTAGAACATTTTTAGGAGGTTTTGGCTTTCAAAATGAAACCGTTTTTAAATATATTAAACAACTCAGTGGGGGAGAAAAGGCAAGATTAGCATTAGCGCTCATGATTATTAATCCTAGTAATTTCCTTCTTTTGGACGAGCCAACTAATCATTTGGATCTGCAATCTAAGGAAAACTTAGAATTAGCAATTAAAAATTATAAAGGTTCATTATTAATCATTTCTCATGATCGGTATTTTATTTCAAAGGTTGCAAATAGAATTGTTGAAATTAAAGATTCAAAGTTATTTTCATATGATGGTAATTACGAATATTTTTTAGAAAAAACTCAAAGCCAAAAAATTTGA
- a CDS encoding trypsin-like peptidase domain-containing protein, giving the protein MFSKKIKKSKLKIFNYKQVLLSSLIAIGSIYPSNVISESLTETKYHKENFYSNKSFITKAVEKTGAAVVTIDTQRYVKKRNFPRNSQLYLDPYFERFFGLDLPNDNRPRIEQNQGSGFIFADGLVMTNAHVVNGSDKVIVGLTNGKKLNAKLIGQDFFTDLAVLQIKGKGPWPKAKLGDSEKIKVGDWAIAVGNPFGLENTVTLGIISNLNRNVNQLGIYDKKLELIQTDAAINPGNSGGPLLNSDGEVIGINTLIRSGPGAGLSFAIPINKAKEIAYQLLNNGKVIHPMIGISLIEEINAERKNNVVKVGYVVPNSPAEESGIKIGDILIKIGNKDIENASDVIEQISKNGTKKQIDIFLQRKNKFIKLKVRPTDITNLQKN; this is encoded by the coding sequence ATGTTTTCGAAAAAAATAAAAAAATCAAAATTGAAGATTTTCAATTATAAGCAAGTATTACTCTCCTCATTAATTGCAATAGGTTCTATATATCCGTCAAATGTAATATCCGAATCATTAACTGAAACAAAATATCATAAAGAAAATTTTTATTCAAACAAATCTTTCATAACCAAAGCCGTAGAAAAAACCGGTGCAGCTGTGGTGACAATTGATACTCAAAGATATGTTAAAAAAAGAAATTTTCCAAGAAATTCTCAACTATATCTAGACCCATATTTTGAAAGATTTTTTGGATTAGATTTGCCCAACGATAATCGACCAAGGATAGAGCAAAACCAAGGCAGTGGATTTATATTTGCAGATGGACTTGTAATGACCAATGCTCATGTAGTGAATGGCTCAGATAAGGTAATTGTTGGTTTGACTAATGGCAAAAAATTAAATGCTAAACTAATAGGCCAAGACTTTTTTACTGATTTAGCTGTTCTACAGATTAAAGGGAAAGGGCCTTGGCCAAAAGCAAAATTGGGCGATTCTGAAAAGATTAAAGTTGGTGATTGGGCTATCGCAGTTGGAAATCCATTCGGACTGGAAAACACAGTTACTCTTGGTATTATTAGTAATCTAAATAGAAACGTAAATCAATTAGGAATATATGATAAAAAACTTGAACTAATACAAACAGACGCTGCTATTAATCCCGGCAATTCTGGAGGCCCACTATTAAATAGCGATGGAGAAGTAATTGGTATTAATACGTTGATAAGATCAGGTCCAGGAGCAGGTTTGAGTTTCGCAATCCCAATTAATAAAGCTAAGGAAATTGCTTATCAACTTTTAAACAATGGGAAAGTAATACATCCTATGATTGGAATTAGCCTAATAGAAGAAATTAATGCTGAGAGAAAAAATAATGTAGTAAAAGTTGGATATGTAGTACCGAACAGTCCAGCTGAAGAAAGTGGAATTAAGATAGGTGATATTTTAATTAAAATAGGCAATAAAGATATTGAAAATGCATCAGACGTAATAGAACAAATTAGTAAAAATGGTACCAAAAAACAAATAGATATATTTTTGCAGCGTAAAAATAAGTTTATTAAATTAAAAGTAAGACCAACTGATATTACTAATCTACAAAAGAACTAA
- a CDS encoding DUF2973 domain-containing protein has protein sequence MTLLFPIIYSAALTYLVWKAFKVMSNGWGISSTTKKDFYKSNLKQNKYTIHPELLDKSGNITEEELLTVRFSNDNDTSLGEKGSTTD, from the coding sequence ATGACTCTTCTATTTCCGATTATATATTCTGCAGCTCTAACCTATTTAGTTTGGAAAGCTTTTAAGGTGATGTCTAATGGTTGGGGCATTTCTAGCACTACAAAAAAAGATTTTTACAAATCAAATTTAAAACAAAATAAATATACAATACATCCAGAACTTCTTGATAAATCAGGAAATATAACAGAGGAGGAGTTACTAACAGTAAGATTTTCAAATGATAATGATACTTCCCTAGGAGAAAAGGGCTCAACAACTGATTAA
- a CDS encoding high light inducible protein, translated as MNDDNQQRFGFVNFAETWNGRMAMIGILIGLGTELITGQSILRQIGIG; from the coding sequence ATGAATGATGATAATCAACAAAGATTTGGCTTTGTTAATTTTGCTGAAACCTGGAATGGTCGTATGGCAATGATTGGAATTTTGATTGGACTAGGCACTGAACTAATTACTGGACAAAGTATCCTTAGACAAATTGGTATAGGTTAA
- a CDS encoding YihY/virulence factor BrkB family protein, whose protein sequence is MQRISTWILKSLWGACERWSKSDCIDLSAAFAYYTLQSFFPILLISLSIASWFLGKQEGLDQQIISIAAQLLPPSVVELVETTLFNLIDQGFGAGILGAMFLLFTAGNAYLSLQRGSDRLWEDELPSKKVNAAWREQASRFLRNRVEAFLIVFFIGFLMVLDQISANLRMIPSNVLDNISESNNLISNLLLKLPLLQVGQFAIPLIGFTLMALLLQGLLPSRKVPLIPLLPGSFLIGIGLTTLNLAVSKSILSLGARFQAYGFIGGFLVLTLWVWLLGVILYFGQCWSVVIARMSLLNKKRYKR, encoded by the coding sequence ATGCAGCGCATCTCAACTTGGATACTGAAAAGTTTGTGGGGTGCTTGTGAGAGATGGAGTAAATCTGATTGCATTGATTTAAGTGCTGCATTTGCTTACTACACACTTCAATCATTTTTTCCAATTCTTCTAATTTCTCTTTCAATAGCGTCTTGGTTCCTAGGTAAACAAGAAGGTTTAGATCAACAAATAATTTCTATTGCAGCTCAACTTTTACCACCTTCAGTAGTTGAATTAGTAGAGACAACCTTATTTAATTTAATTGATCAAGGTTTTGGAGCAGGTATTCTAGGAGCTATGTTTTTGCTTTTTACAGCAGGAAATGCATATTTATCTCTACAAAGAGGATCTGATAGGCTTTGGGAGGATGAACTTCCATCTAAAAAAGTAAATGCTGCTTGGAGAGAACAAGCTTCAAGGTTTCTCCGAAATAGAGTTGAAGCATTTTTAATAGTATTTTTTATAGGTTTCTTAATGGTCTTGGATCAAATCAGTGCAAATCTTAGGATGATTCCAAGTAATGTTTTGGACAATATCTCAGAATCTAATAATTTAATTTCTAATTTATTACTAAAATTGCCATTATTACAAGTTGGTCAATTTGCAATACCACTTATTGGATTTACTTTAATGGCTCTTTTATTGCAAGGTCTCTTACCTAGTAGAAAAGTTCCTTTGATACCACTTTTACCAGGATCTTTTCTTATTGGAATTGGCCTAACCACATTGAACCTTGCCGTAAGTAAAAGCATTCTCTCTCTTGGAGCCAGGTTTCAAGCATATGGTTTTATTGGAGGTTTTCTTGTCCTTACTTTGTGGGTATGGCTATTAGGAGTAATTTTATATTTTGGACAGTGTTGGAGCGTTGTTATTGCTAGAATGTCATTATTAAATAAAAAAAGATACAAGAGATAA